The following is a genomic window from Adhaeribacter radiodurans.
CCCTCGGCGGGCAATATAGATTCCCAAAGCATCAAAACAACGGCTTGTGGGGGTTCTCACCGGGGCTTTGATGCGGGTAAGCAAATCAAGGGCCGCAAACGGTTTGTTCTTACCGATACCCAAGGCTTGCTGTTAGCCGTATGGGTATGCGCTGCCAGTGTTTCGGAAAAGAAAGGAGCCATGCCATTGCTTCGCTATAGGAAGCGAGTGCCTTATCTAGCTCATCTCTGTCGGCGTATTAAATTGGTTTGGGTGGATGGTGGTTACCGGGGAGAGGATTTAATGGCCTATGTAAAAAAGCTATGGGGCTGGTGCTGGCAAGTAGTGCTTCGAACAGATAATACGAAAGGCTTTAAAGCCTTGCCCCGTCGATGGGTCGTAGAAAGAACTTTTGCTTGGCTGCTGTTTGCCAGACGACTGAATAAAGATTATGAAAAGAACCGTCGTAATAGTCAGAGGATGGTCTACTTAGCGATGCTAGCCCTCATGCTTAAACGATTTTAATCTATTTTAAAACAGTTTCTTAGATTAATAAAGCATTTAATGGTTCCTAGAGAAAGCTCTATAGTTTATTCCAAATTTTATTAGATAATCCGCTCTCTATCTTTTTGCTGTATGTTAGTTGCTACTCTCAATATACCAAGATCAAGAGCGGAGTTGAGTGGAAAGTTTAATACAGTAATTGTATTTCCACAGCAAGAACCCTAAATTTTAATAGACACTATAACAGATCTTAAGCGACCTTATGCTTCCAAAAAAGGTTTTAAGGATCAAGCAAAAAAGTTGAGGAATTAGGAAAATAAGATTTTGGTTCGCAACAGCAGGAACAATTATTTAAATAATACTAACAATTACCACACCCTGATCGACGCTGCTACCTACCCAGCCTTCCAGAATTATTCGAGTTAGTGAATGTTATGCAAATTGCTAAATGCTTGAATAAAAGGCAAGGTACTCCACCCTCAAATATTATATCTCCATTTCTATAGCGGGAGTAAAAAGAGGATGCTTTGGACTGATGCTTTGGACTAAATGTTCTTTCTTCTTAACATTACAACTTTTCATAATATCAATGAAACCCTTTATTAAGAGGAAATTCTACATTAGGTATTTCATATGACAGCTTAATCCGCTACCCATTTCACTAAAAAGCAGAACGCCCGCATCTTCAAGGAAGGTGGGGGCGTTCAGAGGAAAAAAGGGGTTGGCGGCTACCTACTCTCCCGCATGTGATTGCAGTACCATTGGCGCTACGGGGCTTAACTGCTCTGTTCGGAAAGGGAAGAGGTGAACACCCGCGCTATAACCACCATTATTGTTCGGCTTACTGGTTAAGTAAGCGAAGCTGCCTGGGCAGCTTTGATAATGGCTAAAGTCTTATTCACTAGCACCACGTGCTAGCGTAACATAAATGGGCAAGAGAAAACGCTACCGTGGACTGGAAGTAAACAGGGTTTTTAAGAAAGTTTACGGGTAATTAGTACGGCTCAGCTTTGCAGTTTCTTGCTTTACACCTGCCGCCTATCAACGTGATCATCTCTCACGACCCTTAAAAGAAATCTCATCTTGAGGTGAGTTTCGCACTTAGATGCTTTCAGCGCTTATCTCATCCAAGCGTAGCTACCCGGCGCTGCAACTGGCGTCACAACCGGTGCACTAGCGGCTTGTCCAACCCGGTCCTCTCGTACTAAGGTCAGGTCCTCTCAAATTTCTTACGCCCACAACAGATAGGGACCGAACTGTCTCACGACGTTCTGAACCCAGCTCGCGTGCCACTTTAATCGGCGAACAGCCGAACCCTTGGGACCTTCTCCAGCCCCAGGACGTGACGAGCCGACATCGAGGTGCCAAACCTCCCCGTCGATATGAGCTCTTGGGGGAGATCAGCCTGTTATCCCCGGCGTACCTTTTATCCTTTGAGCGATGGCCCTTCCATGCGGAACCACCGGATCACTATATCCTACTTTCGTACCTGCTCGGCTTGTCGGCCTCACAGTCAAGCACCCTTTTGCTATTGCACTCTACGCACGGTTACCAAGCGTGCTGAGGGTACCTTTGAAAGCCTCCGTTACTCTTTTGGAGGCGACCACCCCAGTCAAACTACCCACCAAACACTGTTTCCCTTGCGAGATTAGGCTCCAAATAATTCAAGGGTGGTATTTCAACGTTGTCTCCACGATGCCTAGCGACACCGCTTCATAGACTCCCACCTATCCTACACATGAATTATCCAGAGTCAATGTTAAGCTATAGTAAAGGTGCACGGGGTCTTTCCGTCCCGTTGCGGGTACTCGGCATCTTCACCGAGACTACAATTTCACCGAGCTCACGGCTGAGACAGCGCCCAGATCGTTACACCATTCGTGCAGGTCGGAACTTACCCGACAAGGAATTTCGCTACCTTAGGACCGTTATAGTTACGGCCGCCGTTTACTGGGGCTTCGATTCAGAGCTTCGCCCTTGCGGACTAACCCCCCCTCTTAACCTTCCAGCACCGGGCAGGTGTCAGGCCTTATACTTCATCTTTCGATTTCGCAAAGCCATGTGTTTTTGTTAAACAGTCGCCTGGGCCTTTTCACTGCGGCTTCTTGCATTGCTGCAAGGAAGCGCCCCTTCTCCCGAAGTTACAGGGCCATTTTGCCGAGTTCCTTGGCCGTGATTCACTCGAGCGCCTGAGGATGCTCTCCTCGACTACCTGTGTCGGTTTACGGTACGGGTAGCTTCATAGTAAACGCTTAGCGGGTTTTCTTGGAAGTCGGATTAGGGTCATATCACCGCCCCCGAAGGGTTGGTGTACTATCGGCTTTCAGCTAGTTCGGCGGATTTGCCTACCAAACTACTACCTACCACCTTCAACGTACTATTCCGTCAGTACGCAGACCTTTCACTCCTCCGTCACCACATCACTCTATGAAGCTAGTACGGGAATATTAACCCGTTGTCCATCGACTTAACCTTTCGGTATTGCCTTAGGACCCGACTAACCCTGAACCGATTAGCGTTGTTCAGGAAACCTTAGTCTTACGGCGTGCAGGTTTCTCACCTGCATTATCGTTACTTATGCCTACATTTGCTTTTCTCATCGCTCCAGCACCCATTACCAGGCACCTTCAACGCCGATGAGAATGCTCCCCTACCACATGTATTACTACATATCCATAGCTTCGGTACTATACTTGATGCCCGATTATTATCGATGCCCTGTCGCTCGACCAGTGAGCTGTTACGCACTCTTTAAATGAATGGCTGCTTCCAAGCCAACATCCTGGCTGTTAAAGCAACTGGACCTCCTTTGTTCAACTTAGTATAGATTTAGGGACCTTAGCTGATGGTCTGGGTTGTTTCCCTCTCGGCGTGGGACCTTAGCACCCCACGCCTCACTGCCGCGTATATTTTAGAGCATTCGGAGTTCGTCTGGATTCGGTAGGATGTGACTCCCCCTAGTCCAATCGGTAGCTCTACCTCTCTAAAACTCTAACCACGACGCTGTTCCTAAAAACATTTCGGGGAGTACGAGCTATTTCTCAGTTTGATTGGCCTTTCACCCCTACCCTCAACTCATCCAAATCCTTTTCAACGGAAACTGGTTCGGTCCTCCATGTGGTGTTACCCACACTTCAACCTGGTCAAGGGTAGATCACAAAGTTTCGCGTCTACCCCCTCTGACTATGCGCCCTATTCAGACTCGCTTTCGCTGCGGCTCCATGTTTTCAAACATTTAACCTTGCCAGAGAGGAGTAACTCGTAGGCTCATTATGCAAAAGGCACGCCATCACCCCACGAAGAGGCTCTGACCGCTTGTAAGCGTATGGTTTCAGGTTCTATTTCACTCCTTTATTCAAGGTTCTTTTCACCTTTCCCTCACGGTACTGGTTCACTATCGGTCTCTCAAAAGTATTTAGCCTTACCGGATGGTACCGGTAGATTCAGACGGGATTTCGCTGGTCCCGCCCTACTCAGGATCCCACTAAGGCTGAAAAGCTTACGCTGACAGGGCTATCACCTTCTCTGGCTTACCTTTCCAGGTAATTTAGCTTTACTTTTCAGTCCCATCTCGTGGTCCTACAACCCCAGTATTGCCGTAACAATACTGGTTTGGGCTCTTCCCTTTTCGCTCGCCACTACTCAGGGAATCATTTTTATTTTCTCTTCCTCCGGGTACTTAGATGTTTCAGTTCTCCGGGTTTGCTCACCTTGCGGTGTGACTAGTCTTCAACTAGCCGGGTTGCCCCATTCGGAAATCTCGGGATCACTTCGTATGTGCCAATCCCCCGAGCTTATCGCAGCTTATCACGTCCTTCCTCGCCTTTGAGAGCCTAGGCATCCCCCATACGCCCTTAGTAACTTTCTTAAAAAATTTACTCTTTACTCGTATTTACAGTCTACTCTAGTTTTTCTCTTGCCATTATGTCAAAGAACTTTATCTTAGGCGTTAGTTGCTCGCTTGTGGGTCGATGGGATACATCGGCCAGCCAAACAAAAAATCCTAAGTTTAGTAGTAAAGACCTGTTGCCTTTACTGAGGTACTATTTAAGTGTGGAGAATAACGGAGTCGAACCGTTGACCTCCTGCGTGCAAAGCAGGCGCTCTAGCCAGCTGAGCTAATCCCCCATGTGCTGGTGGGCCTGCCTGGACTCGAACCAGGGACCTCTACATTATCAGTGTAGCGCTCTAACCACCTGAGCTACAAGCCCTCATTCTTCAGTTGAGTTGCATGCTCCGGCTTTCTTAAGCTTGAAGTCCTTCTTTCTTGTCCTTGCCCGCTCTCGTTTGCTTCTCAAGCTTACACGCAGCTATGATGCCACTTCTTTTTTTCCTGACTACTAACCAGTCGTTAGTAGCAATAAGGTTTGAATAAGAGAGAGAGAATAGCTAACCGGTTAGAGTAACCATCAGCTCCAGAAAGGAGGTGATCCAGCCGCACCTTCCGGTACGGCTACCTTGTTACGACTTAGCCCCAGTTACCAGTTTTACCCTAAATCGCTCCTAGACGGTTACGATCTTCAGGTCTCCCTGACTTCCATGGCTTGACGGGCGGTGTGTACAAGGCCCGGGAACGTATTCACCGCGTCATTGCTGATACGCGATTACTAGCGATTCCAGCTTCATGAGGTCGAGTTGCAGACCTCAATCCGAACTGAGAACGGTTTTTTGAGATTGGCATCTTATTACTAAGTAGCGACCCTCTGTACCGCCCATTGTAGCACGTGTGTAGCCCTAGGCGTAAGGGCCATGATGACTTGACGTCGTCCCCACCTTCCTCACTGCTTGCGCAGGCAGTCTCTCTAGAGTCCCCGGCATTACCCGCTGGCAACTAAAGATAGGGGTTGCGCTCGTTGCGGGACTTAACCCAACACCTCACGGCACGAGCTGACGACAGCCATGCAGCACCTTGCTTTGTGCCCCGAAGGGAAGCCTCATCTCTGAGGCGGTCACGCGCATTCTAGCCTAGGTAAGGTTCCTCGCGTATCATCGAATTAAACCACATGCTCCACCGCTTGTGCGGGCCCCCGTCAATTCCTTTGAGTTTCACCCTTGCGGGCGTACTCCCCAGGTGGATAACTTAACGCTTTCGCTAAGACGCTGGCCGTGTATCGCCAACATCGAGTTATCATCGTTTACGGCGTGGACTACCAGGGTATCTAATCCTGTTCGCTCCCCACGCTTTCGTGCCTCAGCGTCAGTTACAGTCTAGTAAGCTGCCTTCGCAATCGGTGTTCTGGATAGTATCTATGCATTTCACCGCTACACTATCCATTCCGCCTACCTCGTCTGTACTCAAGCCTGACAGTATCCATGGCAGTTCAACAGTTGAGCTGTTGGCTTTCACCACGGACTTATCAAGCCGCCTACGCACCCTTTAAACCCAATAAATCCGGACAACGCTTGCACCCTCCGTATTACCGCGGCTGCTGGCACGGAGTTAGCCGGTGCTTATTCACCAGGTACCGTCAGTTCCCTTCGCAAAGGTATTTTCTTCCCTGGTAAAAGCCGTTTACAACCCAGAAGGCCTTCATCCGGCACGCGGCATGGCTGGGTCAGAGTTTCCTCCATTGCCCAATATTCCCTACTGCTGCCTCCCGTAGGAGTCTGGTCCGTATCTCAGTACCAGTGTGGGGGATCATCCTCTCAGAACCCCTAGTCATCGTTGCCTTGGTGAGCCGTTACCTCCACCAACTAGCTAATGACACGCATGCCCATCTTTTATCGCCGTAGCTTTAATCATCCTCAGATGCCCTCAAATGATATTATGCGGTATTAATCCGAATTTCTTCGGGCTATCCCCCAATAAAAGGTAGGTTGCATACGCGTTACGCACCCGTGCGCCACTAACTGGAGTATTGCTACTCCAGCCCGTTCGACTTGCATGTATTAGGCCTGCCGCTAGCGTTCATCCTGAGCCAGGATCAAACTCTCCATTGTAGAATATAATTTGTGAGTATCACTACTCAAATTTGTCTCGCTGGATGGTTACCTGCTCTTTTAACATAAGACCCTCTCACCATCAAGATGAGATGTAGCACTTATGCGGTTTGCTATTCTCTTTTCTCACTCATTCAAAGAACTTTTGTAAACCTGTCGTTTACTTAGGCAACCTTCTTAACTGCTCATTAAGCAAGATTATTTTCTCTCTTTTTCCCGTCTTTTCTCTTTTGAAAAAACCTTGTTTCGTTTTGGGAGTGCAAAGGTCAACATCTTTTTCCTTCTTTCCAAATCTGAAAGTAAAAATTTTAATCTTTTTTTTTCACTCCCCTATTTCCTCCTCCCTCTCTCCGAAAACTACCTCTTCGCTCCTTCAAACGAAAAGGCTTTCCTGCCTGCTTTTCTTGCCTCAACCTGCTGTCGATTTGGGAGGGCAAAAGTCCGAATCTTTTCTCAAACCTCCAAACTTTAAGGAAACTTTTTTTTCGAAATTTACCGGGCTTTAATCGGCGCTTTTCGCCGAAACAGAAGACAAAAGTACGAGCCTTTCCCCGCTTGCGCAAACTTTCTGCTCACTTTATTTTACCCCCCTTATGGGTCCCTACTTTTTATCGGAGTAGAACCCCGGTCCAGCCGGCTACCAGACTCTTCTTTTTCTTTTCGGGCTCGCCTCCCGCCCATGCTTTTGGCCGAAGAAAAAAAGGAAACTTATCTCCCCCTTTTTCGTTGCGGTGCACAAAGGTAACACTTCCCCCGCCGCTTTTCCTAATACCAACCCCCATTTTCCCTCGCCCCCGGCCTAACTCCCTGATTCCCCCTAAGAAAAAATTTCTCCTAAACCTCTAACTCGTTCCTAATCACGAACGGCGTACCTGCCTTAGTAAGAGTTCAACTATTTTCAACAAACGTTTACGCTTTCGGCTTTTTATAGAGGGGTACCGTGCTACACGCCTCCCCGTACATGATACTACTCGCTACCGGCAGTAATCTATGCATGATTTCTACATAAGCAAAGGTTGAAACTTGTTTATCGCCACAGCCTTTTATCACCAATTTAGCATTTCGATAATCTTCGGGATTTATTTTGCTTATTGCTTCCTGAAAAAGAGTTTGCTCTAAATCTTCTAAACTTCCAAAAACGTACCGGTGAGCAAACTTTTCTAGTTTACCGGCTAATAACATATAAGCCCAGGTTGGAACAATTGCATCAGCGGAGTTAATAATAGCTACATTTGTTCCATTATAAACCGACCAATCGTTTTCTTTGATAAAGGCGCGAAAATCTTTTTCCTTTAAAATGAGCTCCATAAAAAGATTTTCTTTTATATCGTATACCACCCGTTCGCCCGGATGGATAAACTCTTCTAAGTTTAAGGTTATAAGCGAGCTCTCGGCAACCTTATTAATTATAGCATCCATTCTACTTTCAAATCAAATTAACTTTTATTACTTGCTGTAATATAAACCTCTTTTAAGTAAAATGGTTCGTAATAGGCCACATCTTCAAACTGCTGGTTTATATATTTGTGGTAAGCAAGTGCCCCAACGGGTTTAGCAGATAGAGACACTTTTGAGTTAAACAGAGCTTGCGACGAATTCTCTATTAATTTTTGAAACTTATCAGCGCCGCTACCAAGAAAAATTACCGGATTTTGAGACGTAAAATCTTCGAAAGACTTATTTGTTAAGATTATTGGACTAACCGGAAGCAATTCTTGCAGATCACTGTTAAGTACGCAACTATAAACTTCCATTCTTCGGGCATCCAGCATAGGACAATACAAGTAATTCTCAGGATTTGGAGTTACTTGTATTAGACTGTAAGCTAATGCATGCAAAGTGGATATTTCTATTAAAGGAATATCTAAGGAATAACACAAACCTTTTGCCATAGCACTGCCAATGCGTAAACCGGTATAAGAACCTGGCCCTCCCGATACCGCAACGGCGGATAAATCCTGAAGAGTAAGACCACAGTTTTCTAGTAATTGACTTATTATAACGGTTGTATGCGAAGAATGAGATTTTTCTAACTGTAATTCAGTAAGAGCTAAAAACTCCTGATTTTGATATAAAGCAACGGAACAAATTGTAGAAGATGTTTCGAGCGCCAGAATAAGTGCCATGAAGTGACTTATTTGCGTAAAAAATAATTTTACACAAAGATACATTTGCTAAAGGAAGTAACCAAAGCAACACTCTACCACTTTAAAGCTATAGTTTATATCGTTTGGTTATCGCGACTAAAATTACTGTAGTAGCTTCGACCTTTATTCTAGAATTATTTAGTAAAAATAAAATTACTTTATAGGATTAACTATTCAATCTAAGCGCTTGCTTGAACATGTTTAGAAGACATAATAGTATAAACCGGCGTTTCTTCATAACGGGAGGCCACCACTACTTCGGTGCCATCGGCATTACGATCAAATAATTCTTTTACTAACTTAGGACAGTTATTATTTTTAGAAAGATGGGACAACAATACATGGCTCATAAAGGGAGGCTTGTATCCGGCGAATAAATCTAAAGCTTGTTTGTTAGACAAATGGCCTTTGGGGCTACGAATTCTGTTTTTTAAATAATAAGGATAATAACCATTATCCAGAAGTTCATCATCGTAGTTGGCCTCCAGAAAAGCAGCGTGGCATTGCTTAAAATGATGAATAACGTGTTCGCAGGCAAAACCAATATCCGTAAATACCCCTACTTTAATATCCTGAAAGGTAATTAAAAAGCTATGCGGATCAGAGGCATCATGTGATTTTGGGAAAGCGGTAATTGAAAGTTCGCCTATTGAAATAGAATCATACCCTTTTAACGGGATAGTGTAAAACTGTTCGGTCCCTAACCTAGAATTAAGTAAAGTAGCAGGGGTAATAAAAACGGGTAAATGATATTTTCGGGCCAGGACCGATAAACCCCGGATATGATCGGAATGCTCGTGAGAGATAAAAATGGCTTTTACTTTACTCATGGACAAGCCCAAACGGCACATCCGCTTTTCGGTTTCACGGCATGAAATACCTGCATCTACTAAAATGGCATCCTGGTCATTACCCACATAGTAGCAGTTACCATTACTTCCGGAGTTTAAAGAGGTAATAAATAAAGACATAAAATGTATAAAAATGGCTTTGCCGATTAATTCAGCTTATTTGTAAACAAAGGTAGGTTAGTATAAGAAAACATACCTATTTAATCTTCATAAAAATCCTGAAGGGCGCCAAAATAACTACTATCCCAGCCCTCAACAATATCGTCATAATCTTCATCCGGAATATTGGTATGTCGTACTTCTACCGAGGTTCCTTGTTTATGGGGATGCAGCTTAATAGTAACAATAGATGATTCTGCTTGTTCCCCAAAGTACCATTCTTGTTCTATTTTTCGGCCTTCTTCAAAAGATATATTGCGGCCAACAATACTGCCGTCCCATAACGAAAACTCCGAATCGGGTTCAGTAGACATCTCGGCTTTATCGCCGGTCCAGAGTTGTAAAGTTGCCGGATTGGTTAAAGCTGCATATACTTCTTCGGGAGCAGCTGATAAAATATAATATTTCTTAAAGTCTTTCATTAATCTGATAAACAGGATTAGTAAATTATTTGTGGCACTACCATCCTAAAAATAACATACCCACTCCGCAAGATAGTATGGCAAAACCGACAATAGCGTGAATATAATTTTCCAGCTTGGCAGTATTAAAAAAGATACGCCATAGTAACCCAACAATACCATAGCCACCATAGTTACTAAAGTAAAAAAAGTAAAAATACTTACCAATCAAATAATTCCCGATGTGGAATTTTGTGCGACCGGATACGAAAGTAACGGAATAAGTGGTTCGCGAGGGCCTAAGATAAAGATAATAAATAATACCCAGGGAGTAACTTTTTTCCGATCTTGTGGATACAAAATTTCGCCGGAACGATGCTCATACACGTAAACGGAACCACCGTCGTACGCATCGAAATGTTTATGAGGCCGGTTAAGATAGGCTTGTCGAATTCC
Proteins encoded in this region:
- a CDS encoding IS5 family transposase produces the protein MSTSQKKQKRRRYPSDISQNGWQKLKKLLEGPDSAIRKAGRPAADLREVINAIFYVVKTGCSWRSMPHDLLCWQTAYGYFNGWSQNGTWEWVHSVFVKKLRCQSQRQACPSAGNIDSQSIKTTACGGSHRGFDAGKQIKGRKRFVLTDTQGLLLAVWVCAASVSEKKGAMPLLRYRKRVPYLAHLCRRIKLVWVDGGYRGEDLMAYVKKLWGWCWQVVLRTDNTKGFKALPRRWVVERTFAWLLFARRLNKDYEKNRRNSQRMVYLAMLALMLKRF
- a CDS encoding DUF2480 family protein; amino-acid sequence: MDAIINKVAESSLITLNLEEFIHPGERVVYDIKENLFMELILKEKDFRAFIKENDWSVYNGTNVAIINSADAIVPTWAYMLLAGKLEKFAHRYVFGSLEDLEQTLFQEAISKINPEDYRNAKLVIKGCGDKQVSTFAYVEIMHRLLPVASSIMYGEACSTVPLYKKPKA
- the tsaB gene encoding tRNA (adenosine(37)-N6)-threonylcarbamoyltransferase complex dimerization subunit type 1 TsaB is translated as MALILALETSSTICSVALYQNQEFLALTELQLEKSHSSHTTVIISQLLENCGLTLQDLSAVAVSGGPGSYTGLRIGSAMAKGLCYSLDIPLIEISTLHALAYSLIQVTPNPENYLYCPMLDARRMEVYSCVLNSDLQELLPVSPIILTNKSFEDFTSQNPVIFLGSGADKFQKLIENSSQALFNSKVSLSAKPVGALAYHKYINQQFEDVAYYEPFYLKEVYITASNKS
- a CDS encoding MBL fold metallo-hydrolase, translating into MSLFITSLNSGSNGNCYYVGNDQDAILVDAGISCRETEKRMCRLGLSMSKVKAIFISHEHSDHIRGLSVLARKYHLPVFITPATLLNSRLGTEQFYTIPLKGYDSISIGELSITAFPKSHDASDPHSFLITFQDIKVGVFTDIGFACEHVIHHFKQCHAAFLEANYDDELLDNGYYPYYLKNRIRSPKGHLSNKQALDLFAGYKPPFMSHVLLSHLSKNNNCPKLVKELFDRNADGTEVVVASRYEETPVYTIMSSKHVQASA
- a CDS encoding SRPBCC domain-containing protein, with product MKDFKKYYILSAAPEEVYAALTNPATLQLWTGDKAEMSTEPDSEFSLWDGSIVGRNISFEEGRKIEQEWYFGEQAESSIVTIKLHPHKQGTSVEVRHTNIPDEDYDDIVEGWDSSYFGALQDFYED